In the Hirundo rustica isolate bHirRus1 chromosome 2, bHirRus1.pri.v3, whole genome shotgun sequence genome, agcaggaggagctgccagTGAAGTTCAAACAGGGAGATGGGATGAGAATAATTGGAAAGACTGTCATCTCAGCATAAATGTATTGGACTGATAGGAGGTGGGTActgtgagagaaaaaagaaattaaacaaaatgagACAAAACTCATGAGGTAGGAAAgtaacagaagcagcaggattttggaATAATATCCTCGGCAAAAGACCCGAAGAAAGTACAGTGTCAGAGATGATGTTTTTATAGAGGAAAGAGTGGTAGGGAGAAACTGGTGGCAGTAAGGAACTCTCTAAGGAAAGTTAAAAGTTTGTCTGGCCATGCAGAGCTTATGCTGCTTAGGCAACTCCTGAAGTTTTCCTGACAATGTGGAACTGGGTGGAATTGAATTTTGTAAGAGTGTCAGCCTGAGAGTGGTTCGAAACCACACTGCTAAGGTGCATGCACAGTTGGTATTTGAGACAAATACATTTAGTGCATCtctgcttaaaattaaaaaataaaactaatagGCAGATGTGGATAGAACTTTTTGGGAGTAACTTACTGACAAAGGAATAACATAATGGGCTGAAGAAGTTTAGAGTCATATTTCAGAGATGAAGAGAGGAAGTACGTGAATTTAATAGCTGGAAGAATCGAGGTGCCTGGAAAATAAGCTGAAAAATAAGTTGGTTTTTGTCCTGGGCAAGAGGGAGCTAATGGAGCTCAAACTAAATTTTTCTAAAAGCAAAGTCATCAAAATCAACAATTTGCAGGGGGAGAAGGGACCCTCCAAGGCGATAAATGCAATTACTTACTGGCAAACTTACATAGAGAAGCTGAGTTAGTTACTAAGGTTTCAAGCTTTGAATCAGTGATGGGGTATAAAGTTGGAGCCCTGACTTCATGTTCAGACTTTCAGTTTTGTTAGGTTGTTTGTCTTTAACTGCTGTGCAGATGGATCTTAACCACTGTTATTAAAATGGGTGGTTATAATGACATTGTGGCTTTTTTTGACGTTTTTGATATTTATTCTGacacttttgtttgtttgtttgtttcagtagTTGTTCTTCTCATGACCTGTCAAACTCATGGGATCAGTCAAGTCTATATCGCACTTCTGACCAATTCAGCTCTTTGGGAAGTATGGACAGCTGGGACCACACTCCCCAAGTAGCCCAGTATGGAAGACTTTCTTCTGCAAGGTCTAACAGTAGCATTGATCATTTAGGGAGCCAAAGTAAGCGGGATTCAGCCTATGGGTCTTTCTCCACAAGTTCTAGCACCCCTGACCACACTCTGTCCAATGCAGACACTTCTTCGACAGAGAACATGCTTTACAAAGTGGGCCCCTGGGAGACTTCTAAGCATGGAAGCAAGTCTGGCCAGTTTTTGAATGACAGCAGTGTAACAGAAGACAAGCCTGGGTATTTGCCAGCTCCCATCCAATACGAGAACAACAAAAGTCCTAGAACAGAGGAACACCCAGATGGCAAGCTCACTAGCTTGGGAAGATCCAGTTTCGGACCTGTCTGGTACATTCCCGATAAGAAGAAGTCTTCATCTCCTCCCCCGCCACCTCCGCCTCTTCGTAGTGACAGCTTTGCTGCCACCAAGGGCCATGAGAAAACCCACGGCCCTGTGTACTCAGAGGGTGCCAGCACGCAGCACTTTACAGCCCTGAACCGATCTCAGCCCAGGAGTGACTGGAGTTTGGAAACGGCAGAGCAGCAGCGGCGGCCCTCCAGAGCATGTGACAGGAGGATCAGCTGCTCACATTATAAATCAGATCTCAGTTCAGAACATGGTTTTTCTTCAGCTGGTGAAAGGTACAGTAGTAATGCAGGAACTGTGAACAAACTGCAGCCATCCTTGTCCAGCACCGACGTTAGGTTTGCACAGACTGCTTACACTtaccaccaccagcaccagtACAGCGATGAAAGCACCTTTTATCACAGTGCAAGAACCTTAGCTGCACCTAAAGATCAGCAACATTACCTGTCCTACAGTGGCATTCAGGAGTTAGCTGCAGATCATTTTCATGGCTACAGTCCACACCAAGCCAGTCTGCTCAGCACTTCCTCTCTGAACAGTGCTGCTGAACAGAAAGTGGACAACACTGGACAAAGTCGATATTATTGTGTGACAGCAAAACAACCTGCTCAGGGAAGCTCAAAGCCACTACAAGTCAAGGATGACAGCTGGAAACCTGCAGTGGGAACTGATGTGTCATTTGGACCTCATGAAAATTCTGCAGTTATTAAAATGGccccaaacccaaaatattATCTACCTCAACAGTCTTATGAATCTTCACTGACAAGGTATGAGAACAGTAGTCATTACCCAGTGGACAGAGAGGGAGATTCTAGGTGTGTTGTAGTAGAAGAATCTAAAAAACCTAATCATACTGAAAAATCTGGacaaaggaaaagctgtgagaACAGCTCTGAGGAAAGTGAAAGTAGGCATGGTCAGCAGGAATATGTAAAGGGCTGTGTCCTTACCACTGAAAACAGATCTCAGCAAGATTTTAGGTGGGAGAAAGATGAGAGCAGCAAGATTTCTCCTCAGAGGACGCCAATGTTGCACTCTTTAgctcaggaagggaaaaaacagtctGACAACAACCCAGAAGCGGTAACAGAACAACAGACCTCATTTGACACTCACCTGTCTAAACAGGCACGAAGGAGTGATCGTTTTGCAACAACCCTCAGAAATGAGATCCAAATGAGAAgagcaaagctgcagaaaagTAGAAGTACTGCTACACTAGTAGGGTCATCTGAAACAGAGGAGTGCAGTGAGACCTGGAAACCAGATTCAGCAGAGAATATCACCACCTCCCCAGACACAAACTTTACTAGCACCTACAAAGATCACCTCAAGGAAGCACAGGCCAGGGTTCTGAGTGCGACATCATTCAAACGTCGGGACttggagcccagccctgctgaatATCTCCCCAGGTCACCTGAGCGGAAAACTGGTAGTTACAACTCTTCATTACTGGCTTTGGTTTCTGAGGATGTCTCTGGATTCCTTGAGGCTACACAAGCCAAACCAAACCCTACAGGGAGTGGCACTCATCACGTTTCTCGCATTGGAGCCAGGAAGAGGTTCacaacagaacaaaaactgaAGTCGTACTCGGAACCAGAGAAGATGAATGAGGTGGGCATGTCAGAGGATGAATGCCATGCTCATTGCCGTCCAGATATATCAGAAGAAGCCCTGGGCTCGTTTGCAGACAGGTGGAAATTTTTTGAAGAAACAAGTAAGCCTGCATTTAGAAAATCATCACAGAAACCAGGTCTCCATGGTCTAGCAGAGGGACAGCCTGAGAGGCCAGATAGGAAAGTAcaagagggagaggagctgtggtATGAGAGAAGAGGTCGGGTAGCCTCTGTTGGACCTGAAACTGCTCGTGCTTCGAAAGATAGCGTCCACCATGGCAGCAGCAATAGGACTGCTGAGAGGATTGGGAAATCTGCACAGCCACAGCGCCTGGGAACCTTTGCAGAGTATGAGGCATCGTGGAAAGAGCAGTGGAAGCCAATAGAGCCAAGGGGCTCAGGAAGGTACCATTCAGCTGATAATATCCTCGATACAGGCCATGAACAGCATGGGAAATCCCAATACACCCATGAGAGGTCTAGATCATCCCCTTCCACTGATTTCTACAAACAGGTACAAGTGTCTTTTGCATTATCCTTTAAATTGTCCAAGGTCGTGGCGGACAGTGGAGGAgtggaggggaaaagagaatttttatgaaaatttccAATTTAGGAACACTGTTTGCATTTTGTCAGTAAAGGAGTAAATGATATAGGTAGATCTCTTAAGTAAAATGAGGAAGATCAAAGTTTGTACTGCACAAGAGCAGTTGGATCAAAGTAATTTCTTATGTGTTGTAgttagatggaaaaaaaacatgatTGATTTGCTAATATCCTGGTTTTTACAGTAGAGATTTTGAAGGTCCAAAGCAATTTTCACACAGACTTTTTCATTGGTGTGGCTGTATTGTCTATTTGAATTCTCTGAAACTATGAAGGAAAGTGTTCCAAGTGTAAATAATACATACTTTGGTCTAGTTTTTTAATGGTCTAGTAATTTCCatggattttctcttttcctctaaACTTGCTTCATGCAAAAGGTACATAGGACAAAACTTCTGCCTAATAAagtttagaaattaaaaatgtgcctGTTAATGTTAAAGCCACAGCAATAATGAAACTgcttaatgttttgttttatgtcAGTTTGCTTAAGATATATACATTTATTCCTTAGAGAAATGCCAAATGTCTGTTCAACTTGCAAGTAAATATTACGTTAATTTTTAACCGAGCAGGGCCAGGTAATGGTTGGCAGGTGGCACTGGAAGTAAACAGAGAAACCAAATCTCTTTAGTTCTCTCTTAATAGATGTTGTTCAAGCTACTACAAGATTGCCTGATATGTATAAAGGATCACAGTGTGTTCAACCTGTGTTGAGCTTTGCCTTCTACAAGAATAAAATTGAAGCAATGCAGTTGtatattactttttctttattttttcctctcttggtAAAAGCATTGCATTCATGTATTAACAGAtcacctctgtgtgtgtgtagacATGGAGTAGAATGAGAATAgctcaaaaagaaacaaaaacgTCAATCTCTAAAAGTTGTGGACTGTCTTTTCATAAGTTTTTTGTGTCTTTAAGTTTGGCAAAGGGTATTTTTGAACTCTATGTGCAGACTTAACTATGCGGATAATTTACTAGGGTAGAGATACCAACCACTGAAAATACTCACCTGGaagttattttgaaaactaAATTCACTAAGTTATTAAATAATTGCCTacccagcagaaaaaaaatcataatttattCCCTGTATGCATTTCTGGTTTATTAGTCAGTGCCTTTATGTTCAGTATAGGCCTCCTGGGGCAAAAAGCAGACACCTGTTTAGGCACCTGGAAAATATGGTGATAAGTGCATTGAAGATGCTTACAACAGACTGAAGTAAATAAAGATGTTGTTTTGCATATATGATTCAGATTATTCCAGTGCTAATGCGCAATTAAATTTCCTGTAAGTTCAGTGTTTGTAATGCAAAGCTATGCTTTGGGTGGGGTTGTTTGAAGATAGTGAGATAATAACGTTGTGGAACAGCACTGTTGGTGTTTTACTGAGAAACTAAAGTAGTCGCACAGGGCTTCACGACCTGATGCATGCTTGCATCTCCTAAAATGTGAGCAGCTCTTCTGCAACTTCCGtgcctcctcttttttttttttgtttgtttgtttgtttgtttgtttgtttttgccaaATGGAGGTTGCAAGCATTTATCTAAATGTTAAGTTCTGTAGatcagcaaagcagagcagcaatGCGAGCACAGCCAGGTCGGGAGTGCTGTGCAAGAGGTCACAGAGCACGCTGTACTGcttaaaaccaaacaagctTAAAACATGCTATGCTGTTGACTTGATGTATATTCAAACAGAACAAACCCACAAATAAGAGGTTCCATAATCATAGATTTTTTGGGGGAGTGAAACATGATGACATGGTCTTTTACTTGTATTATAAACCTCTTTTAGGAAGTATCAGTTGAAGTAAGGAGGCAAGCAGAGGATTTAAAGGAAGATGGGGAGTGTATTTTCTCTAACATTAACAAACTGGATGAAAGGAACTGCACTGTAAGGTAAGTACAGTATTTCttaatttctctctttaaaagATTTGGTTTAGACAAACCTTTTTGGCAAATTTCTCTCATCTGATCTTTTCCTGACTCAAACTGCAAGTTCTGCTGTGATGATTTCAGAGTGTCTACAGTGCCTTTTTCCCttatttccctccttctccccacatACTTCAATGTGCATGATAGAATTAATGTCGGGACTGAAATTTTGGAGGACTGTAGTGTGAGCTTAAAGAAATTCTTGAGTGTTGAGCATATTATAGTTTGTTCAGAGGCAGTTGATTCTTATTTGTGTGCATGAAATGATAGTTACATGTTTTTTTCGGGGGTAGTGGGGGGCCTGAGGTTTCCCAGAAGAGATTTCCAGTATTATCCTTGGCAAAGACAGCATGCTGCTGAAACATAATAGTGCCATAAATTGGACTTTCCTTTTCTTATGCCTTTACAGAATATAGGAGACGAATAGAAGACTCTAaactttgttttattgtttaaagAGCTCAAATTTTCTCTGTTcattcatattttaattaatgcaCCCTGTTTTTAAACCCTTTTCAAAGGTGTGACTGTATGCACAGTGTAGTTAAAATCCTTTAAATCCTAGCATGCTGAGGGTTGTCCTCGTCCCTGGCCCATTGTGGTGTAAGCAGTGATTTCAGCAATCGCTGATTCTGTGGCTGCTGAAGCCGAGCTGAGGCTGACAGCTCTGGGTTTCATAACAAGGGGAACccctgcacaggaaaaaaaaacctctataGGCTTTCCACAGTTCTGTAAGTGGTATTAATCTCTCAGGGGAAGAGGAATTTATGAACTGTAGCAAACGTACACTCTAGCTGTGACCATAAAACCTTGTAAAAAGTTAGT is a window encoding:
- the SHROOM2 gene encoding protein Shroom2 isoform X5, whose product is MEDFLLQDTSSTENMLYKVGPWETSKHGSKSGQFLNDSSVTEDKPGYLPAPIQYENNKSPRTEEHPDGKLTSLGRSSFGPVWYIPDKKKSSSPPPPPPPLRSDSFAATKGHEKTHGPVYSEGASTQHFTALNRSQPRSDWSLETAEQQRRPSRACDRRISCSHYKSDLSSEHGFSSAGERYSSNAGTVNKLQPSLSSTDVRFAQTAYTYHHQHQYSDESTFYHSARTLAAPKDQQHYLSYSGIQELAADHFHGYSPHQASLLSTSSLNSAAEQKVDNTGQSRYYCVTAKQPAQGSSKPLQVKDDSWKPAVGTDVSFGPHENSAVIKMAPNPKYYLPQQSYESSLTRYENSSHYPVDREGDSRCVVVEESKKPNHTEKSGQRKSCENSSEESESRHGQQEYVKGCVLTTENRSQQDFRWEKDESSKISPQRTPMLHSLAQEGKKQSDNNPEAVTEQQTSFDTHLSKQARRSDRFATTLRNEIQMRRAKLQKSRSTATLVGSSETEECSETWKPDSAENITTSPDTNFTSTYKDHLKEAQARVLSATSFKRRDLEPSPAEYLPRSPERKTGSYNSSLLALVSEDVSGFLEATQAKPNPTGSGTHHVSRIGARKRFTTEQKLKSYSEPEKMNEVGMSEDECHAHCRPDISEEALGSFADRWKFFEETSKPAFRKSSQKPGLHGLAEGQPERPDRKVQEGEELWYERRGRVASVGPETARASKDSVHHGSSNRTAERIGKSAQPQRLGTFAEYEASWKEQWKPIEPRGSGRYHSADNILDTGHEQHGKSQYTHERSRSSPSTDFYKQEVSVEVRRQAEDLKEDGECIFSNINKLDERNCTVRQADTGALRENPQEKSDQLYQNLGHKWKSSVRPLHVQEPTVLPHESRGRSGTLPSDYRYSQENVNEKSKDHSLPHLPYSEPQTLNENHSCQSWGEEEENHRIEPVLLNKKRGPAPQRPPPPKRDKYRRPDISAPSLGTSSESLLAAASRPFLSSSPSTAEVFASQSSLCQSPAAFSGKPKSANPQQLQQVSSTENVCQYLEEKTHLKSESSKYRYLQKPGMESSRSPSPQFAPQKLTDKPPVSLQDENPARIERVIDNNTTVKMVPIKIVHSESSAEKESRQSLVSTMEPPALPSGLEKDQIKTLSTSEQSYSRFCAYTRQGVEPEPEARTKPVDPQPAEEPGSNLKDSSAATQASNYVKAKEKTFEDWKSEELAREIVGRDKSLADILDPNVKIKTTMDLMVGIFPKDEHLLEEAQQRRKLLPKVPSPKISEEKKEEQSAPSAISLTTNSTYYSTSAPKAELLIKMKDMQEQQQQQQSEDDSEDELDHDLSEKKQELIDSISRKLQVLREARETLLEDIQANNILGEEVEAIVKEVCKPNEFDKFKMFIGDLDKVVNLLLSLSGRLARVENALNNLDDSTSPEERRTLVDKQKLLTQQHEDAKELKENLDRRERIVFDILANYLSEENLADYEHFVKMKSALIIEQRELEDKIKLGEEQLKCLTDSLQPERLK
- the SHROOM2 gene encoding protein Shroom2 isoform X2 — protein: MEDVGLRGGRERLAVGDPRLGAGLVEPGPVMVMVEQRAAEGYKLVEVQLTGGAPWGFTLKGGREHGEPLIITKIEDGSKAAAVDKLLAGDEIVGINDVGLSGFRQEAICLVKGSHKTLKLVVKRRNDLACRPHSWHATKFTESQPEAATSHLPSSNACASWHSSYHASCSSHDLSNSWDQSSLYRTSDQFSSLGSMDSWDHTPQVAQYGRLSSARSNSSIDHLGSQSKRDSAYGSFSTSSSTPDHTLSNADTSSTENMLYKVGPWETSKHGSKSGQFLNDSSVTEDKPGYLPAPIQYENNKSPRTEEHPDGKLTSLGRSSFGPVWYIPDKKKSSSPPPPPPPLRSDSFAATKGHEKTHGPVYSEGASTQHFTALNRSQPRSDWSLETAEQQRRPSRACDRRISCSHYKSDLSSEHGFSSAGERYSSNAGTVNKLQPSLSSTDVRFAQTAYTYHHQHQYSDESTFYHSARTLAAPKDQQHYLSYSGIQELAADHFHGYSPHQASLLSTSSLNSAAEQKVDNTGQSRYYCVTAKQPAQGSSKPLQVKDDSWKPAVGTDVSFGPHENSAVIKMAPNPKYYLPQQSYESSLTRYENSSHYPVDREGDSRCVVVEESKKPNHTEKSGQRKSCENSSEESESRHGQQEYVKGCVLTTENRSQQDFRWEKDESSKISPQRTPMLHSLAQEGKKQSDNNPEAVTEQQTSFDTHLSKQARRSDRFATTLRNEIQMRRAKLQKSRSTATLVGSSETEECSETWKPDSAENITTSPDTNFTSTYKDHLKEAQARVLSATSFKRRDLEPSPAEYLPRSPERKTGSYNSSLLALVSEDVSGFLEATQAKPNPTGSGTHHVSRIGARKRFTTEQKLKSYSEPEKMNEVGMSEDECHAHCRPDISEEALGSFADRWKFFEETSKPAFRKSSQKPGLHGLAEGQPERPDRKVQEGEELWYERRGRVASVGPETARASKDSVHHGSSNRTAERIGKSAQPQRLGTFAEYEASWKEQWKPIEPRGSGRYHSADNILDTGHEQHGKSQYTHERSRSSPSTDFYKQEVSVEVRRQAEDLKEDGECIFSNINKLDERNCTVRQADTGALRENPQEKSDQLYQNLGHKWKSSVRPLHVQEPTVLPHESRGRSGTLPSDYRYSQENVNEKSKDHSLPHLPYSEPQTLNENHSCQSWGEEEENHRIEPVLLNKKRGPAPQRPPPPKRDKYRRPDISAPSLGTSSESLLAAASRPFLSSSPSTAEVFASQSSLCQSPAAFSGKPKSANPQQLQQVSSTENVCQYLEEKTHLKSESSKYRYLQKPGMESSRSPSPQFAPQKLTDKPPVSLQDENPARIERVIDNNTTVKMVPIKIVHSESSAEKESRQSLVSTMEPPALPSGLEKDQIKTLSTSEQSYSRFCAYTRQGVEPEPEARTKPVDPQPAEEPGSNLKDSSAATQASNYVKAKEKTFEDWKSEELAREIVGRDKSLADILDPNVKIKTTMDLMVGIFPKDEHLLEEAQQRRKLLPKVPSPKISEEKKEEQSAPSAISLTTNSTYYSTSAPKAELLIKMKDMQEQQQQQQSEDDSEDELDHDLSEKKQELIDSISRKLQVLREARETLLEDIQANNILGEEVEAIVKEVCKPNEFDKFKMFIGDLDKVVNLLLSLSGRLARVENALNNLDDSTSPEERRTLVDKQKLLTQQHEDAKELKENLDRRERIVFDILANYLSEENLADYEHFVKMKSALIIEQRELEDKIKLGEEQLKCLTDSLQPERLK
- the SHROOM2 gene encoding protein Shroom2 isoform X3; this translates as MVMVEQRAAEGYKLVEVQLTGGAPWGFTLKGGREHGEPLIITKIEDGSKAAAVDKLLAGDEIVGINDVGLSGFRQEAICLVKGSHKTLKLVVKRNDLACRPHSWHATKFTESQPEAATSHLPSSNACASWHSSYHASSCSSHDLSNSWDQSSLYRTSDQFSSLGSMDSWDHTPQVAQYGRLSSARSNSSIDHLGSQSKRDSAYGSFSTSSSTPDHTLSNADTSSTENMLYKVGPWETSKHGSKSGQFLNDSSVTEDKPGYLPAPIQYENNKSPRTEEHPDGKLTSLGRSSFGPVWYIPDKKKSSSPPPPPPPLRSDSFAATKGHEKTHGPVYSEGASTQHFTALNRSQPRSDWSLETAEQQRRPSRACDRRISCSHYKSDLSSEHGFSSAGERYSSNAGTVNKLQPSLSSTDVRFAQTAYTYHHQHQYSDESTFYHSARTLAAPKDQQHYLSYSGIQELAADHFHGYSPHQASLLSTSSLNSAAEQKVDNTGQSRYYCVTAKQPAQGSSKPLQVKDDSWKPAVGTDVSFGPHENSAVIKMAPNPKYYLPQQSYESSLTRYENSSHYPVDREGDSRCVVVEESKKPNHTEKSGQRKSCENSSEESESRHGQQEYVKGCVLTTENRSQQDFRWEKDESSKISPQRTPMLHSLAQEGKKQSDNNPEAVTEQQTSFDTHLSKQARRSDRFATTLRNEIQMRRAKLQKSRSTATLVGSSETEECSETWKPDSAENITTSPDTNFTSTYKDHLKEAQARVLSATSFKRRDLEPSPAEYLPRSPERKTGSYNSSLLALVSEDVSGFLEATQAKPNPTGSGTHHVSRIGARKRFTTEQKLKSYSEPEKMNEVGMSEDECHAHCRPDISEEALGSFADRWKFFEETSKPAFRKSSQKPGLHGLAEGQPERPDRKVQEGEELWYERRGRVASVGPETARASKDSVHHGSSNRTAERIGKSAQPQRLGTFAEYEASWKEQWKPIEPRGSGRYHSADNILDTGHEQHGKSQYTHERSRSSPSTDFYKQEVSVEVRRQAEDLKEDGECIFSNINKLDERNCTVRQADTGALRENPQEKSDQLYQNLGHKWKSSVRPLHVQEPTVLPHESRGRSGTLPSDYRYSQENVNEKSKDHSLPHLPYSEPQTLNENHSCQSWGEEEENHRIEPVLLNKKRGPAPQRPPPPKRDKYRRPDISAPSLGTSSESLLAAASRPFLSSSPSTAEVFASQSSLCQSPAAFSGKPKSANPQQLQQVSSTENVCQYLEEKTHLKSESSKYRYLQKPGMESSRSPSPQFAPQKLTDKPPVSLQDENPARIERVIDNNTTVKMVPIKIVHSESSAEKESRQSLVSTMEPPALPSGLEKDQIKTLSTSEQSYSRFCAYTRQGVEPEPEARTKPVDPQPAEEPGSNLKDSSAATQASNYVKAKEKTFEDWKSEELAREIVGRDKSLADILDPNVKIKTTMDLMVGIFPKDEHLLEEAQQRRKLLPKVPSPKISEEKKEEQSAPSAISLTTNSTYYSTSAPKAELLIKMKDMQEQQQQQQSEDDSEDELDHDLSEKKQELIDSISRKLQVLREARETLLEDIQANNILGEEVEAIVKEVCKPNEFDKFKMFIGDLDKVVNLLLSLSGRLARVENALNNLDDSTSPEERRTLVDKQKLLTQQHEDAKELKENLDRRERIVFDILANYLSEENLADYEHFVKMKSALIIEQRELEDKIKLGEEQLKCLTDSLQPERLK
- the SHROOM2 gene encoding protein Shroom2 isoform X1, giving the protein MEDVGLRGGRERLAVGDPRLGAGLVEPGPVMVMVEQRAAEGYKLVEVQLTGGAPWGFTLKGGREHGEPLIITKIEDGSKAAAVDKLLAGDEIVGINDVGLSGFRQEAICLVKGSHKTLKLVVKRRNDLACRPHSWHATKFTESQPEAATSHLPSSNACASWHSSYHASSCSSHDLSNSWDQSSLYRTSDQFSSLGSMDSWDHTPQVAQYGRLSSARSNSSIDHLGSQSKRDSAYGSFSTSSSTPDHTLSNADTSSTENMLYKVGPWETSKHGSKSGQFLNDSSVTEDKPGYLPAPIQYENNKSPRTEEHPDGKLTSLGRSSFGPVWYIPDKKKSSSPPPPPPPLRSDSFAATKGHEKTHGPVYSEGASTQHFTALNRSQPRSDWSLETAEQQRRPSRACDRRISCSHYKSDLSSEHGFSSAGERYSSNAGTVNKLQPSLSSTDVRFAQTAYTYHHQHQYSDESTFYHSARTLAAPKDQQHYLSYSGIQELAADHFHGYSPHQASLLSTSSLNSAAEQKVDNTGQSRYYCVTAKQPAQGSSKPLQVKDDSWKPAVGTDVSFGPHENSAVIKMAPNPKYYLPQQSYESSLTRYENSSHYPVDREGDSRCVVVEESKKPNHTEKSGQRKSCENSSEESESRHGQQEYVKGCVLTTENRSQQDFRWEKDESSKISPQRTPMLHSLAQEGKKQSDNNPEAVTEQQTSFDTHLSKQARRSDRFATTLRNEIQMRRAKLQKSRSTATLVGSSETEECSETWKPDSAENITTSPDTNFTSTYKDHLKEAQARVLSATSFKRRDLEPSPAEYLPRSPERKTGSYNSSLLALVSEDVSGFLEATQAKPNPTGSGTHHVSRIGARKRFTTEQKLKSYSEPEKMNEVGMSEDECHAHCRPDISEEALGSFADRWKFFEETSKPAFRKSSQKPGLHGLAEGQPERPDRKVQEGEELWYERRGRVASVGPETARASKDSVHHGSSNRTAERIGKSAQPQRLGTFAEYEASWKEQWKPIEPRGSGRYHSADNILDTGHEQHGKSQYTHERSRSSPSTDFYKQEVSVEVRRQAEDLKEDGECIFSNINKLDERNCTVRQADTGALRENPQEKSDQLYQNLGHKWKSSVRPLHVQEPTVLPHESRGRSGTLPSDYRYSQENVNEKSKDHSLPHLPYSEPQTLNENHSCQSWGEEEENHRIEPVLLNKKRGPAPQRPPPPKRDKYRRPDISAPSLGTSSESLLAAASRPFLSSSPSTAEVFASQSSLCQSPAAFSGKPKSANPQQLQQVSSTENVCQYLEEKTHLKSESSKYRYLQKPGMESSRSPSPQFAPQKLTDKPPVSLQDENPARIERVIDNNTTVKMVPIKIVHSESSAEKESRQSLVSTMEPPALPSGLEKDQIKTLSTSEQSYSRFCAYTRQGVEPEPEARTKPVDPQPAEEPGSNLKDSSAATQASNYVKAKEKTFEDWKSEELAREIVGRDKSLADILDPNVKIKTTMDLMVGIFPKDEHLLEEAQQRRKLLPKVPSPKISEEKKEEQSAPSAISLTTNSTYYSTSAPKAELLIKMKDMQEQQQQQQSEDDSEDELDHDLSEKKQELIDSISRKLQVLREARETLLEDIQANNILGEEVEAIVKEVCKPNEFDKFKMFIGDLDKVVNLLLSLSGRLARVENALNNLDDSTSPEERRTLVDKQKLLTQQHEDAKELKENLDRRERIVFDILANYLSEENLADYEHFVKMKSALIIEQRELEDKIKLGEEQLKCLTDSLQPERLK
- the SHROOM2 gene encoding protein Shroom2 isoform X4 — protein: MVMVEQRAAEGYKLVEVQLTGGAPWGFTLKGGREHGEPLIITKIEDGSKAAAVDKLLAGDEIVGINDVGLSGFRQEAICLVKGSHKTLKLVVKSCSSHDLSNSWDQSSLYRTSDQFSSLGSMDSWDHTPQVAQYGRLSSARSNSSIDHLGSQSKRDSAYGSFSTSSSTPDHTLSNADTSSTENMLYKVGPWETSKHGSKSGQFLNDSSVTEDKPGYLPAPIQYENNKSPRTEEHPDGKLTSLGRSSFGPVWYIPDKKKSSSPPPPPPPLRSDSFAATKGHEKTHGPVYSEGASTQHFTALNRSQPRSDWSLETAEQQRRPSRACDRRISCSHYKSDLSSEHGFSSAGERYSSNAGTVNKLQPSLSSTDVRFAQTAYTYHHQHQYSDESTFYHSARTLAAPKDQQHYLSYSGIQELAADHFHGYSPHQASLLSTSSLNSAAEQKVDNTGQSRYYCVTAKQPAQGSSKPLQVKDDSWKPAVGTDVSFGPHENSAVIKMAPNPKYYLPQQSYESSLTRYENSSHYPVDREGDSRCVVVEESKKPNHTEKSGQRKSCENSSEESESRHGQQEYVKGCVLTTENRSQQDFRWEKDESSKISPQRTPMLHSLAQEGKKQSDNNPEAVTEQQTSFDTHLSKQARRSDRFATTLRNEIQMRRAKLQKSRSTATLVGSSETEECSETWKPDSAENITTSPDTNFTSTYKDHLKEAQARVLSATSFKRRDLEPSPAEYLPRSPERKTGSYNSSLLALVSEDVSGFLEATQAKPNPTGSGTHHVSRIGARKRFTTEQKLKSYSEPEKMNEVGMSEDECHAHCRPDISEEALGSFADRWKFFEETSKPAFRKSSQKPGLHGLAEGQPERPDRKVQEGEELWYERRGRVASVGPETARASKDSVHHGSSNRTAERIGKSAQPQRLGTFAEYEASWKEQWKPIEPRGSGRYHSADNILDTGHEQHGKSQYTHERSRSSPSTDFYKQEVSVEVRRQAEDLKEDGECIFSNINKLDERNCTVRQADTGALRENPQEKSDQLYQNLGHKWKSSVRPLHVQEPTVLPHESRGRSGTLPSDYRYSQENVNEKSKDHSLPHLPYSEPQTLNENHSCQSWGEEEENHRIEPVLLNKKRGPAPQRPPPPKRDKYRRPDISAPSLGTSSESLLAAASRPFLSSSPSTAEVFASQSSLCQSPAAFSGKPKSANPQQLQQVSSTENVCQYLEEKTHLKSESSKYRYLQKPGMESSRSPSPQFAPQKLTDKPPVSLQDENPARIERVIDNNTTVKMVPIKIVHSESSAEKESRQSLVSTMEPPALPSGLEKDQIKTLSTSEQSYSRFCAYTRQGVEPEPEARTKPVDPQPAEEPGSNLKDSSAATQASNYVKAKEKTFEDWKSEELAREIVGRDKSLADILDPNVKIKTTMDLMVGIFPKDEHLLEEAQQRRKLLPKVPSPKISEEKKEEQSAPSAISLTTNSTYYSTSAPKAELLIKMKDMQEQQQQQQSEDDSEDELDHDLSEKKQELIDSISRKLQVLREARETLLEDIQANNILGEEVEAIVKEVCKPNEFDKFKMFIGDLDKVVNLLLSLSGRLARVENALNNLDDSTSPEERRTLVDKQKLLTQQHEDAKELKENLDRRERIVFDILANYLSEENLADYEHFVKMKSALIIEQRELEDKIKLGEEQLKCLTDSLQPERLK